In Gossypium raimondii isolate GPD5lz chromosome 12, ASM2569854v1, whole genome shotgun sequence, a single window of DNA contains:
- the LOC105765320 gene encoding F-box protein SKIP8 isoform X3 — MEISYNPSIALQSHQSLIIATIVTLLPLLLAVRSLLFRRPHKPNVSRPAPSAGKEETKQATPSCSCNGTSGSEAFLNGDKAAPAEEDMVTADVSKVAAERQSGASMMEQLVPEITTHALSYLDYPSLCRLSMTNSLMRKAANDDNAWKALYHKDFTLEQDSITPVNGWKAYYAATRAIMNVNTEFFNIIRNRSLTAMSCFWLNADYVKCVHASGEHFSGFHQASAMDLKF, encoded by the exons CATCGCTCTCCAATCCCATCAGTCGTTGATCATAGCCACAATCGTTACCCTCCTTCCCCTACTCCTCGCCGTCCGATCATTATTATTCAGGAGGCCACACAAACCCAACGTCTCCCGTCCCGCCCCGTCAGCCGGGAAAGAAGAGACTAAACAAGCCACACCCTCGTGTTCCTGCAACGGTACTTCTGGTTCCGAGGCTTTCCTTAACGGCGATAAGGCTGCTCCGGCGGAGGAGGATATGGTGACGGCGGATGTTTCCAAGGTAGCGGCGGAGAGGCAGAGTGGGGCGTCAATGATGGAGCAGTTGGTGCCGGAGATTACTACGCACGCGCTTAGTTACTTGGATTATCCGAGCCTGTGTCGACTTTCTATGACTAATTCACTGATGAGAAAGGCAGCCAATGATGATAATGCTTGGAAAGCGCTTTATCACAAG GATTTTACGTTGGAGCAAGATAGCATAACACCGGTTAATGGGTGGAAGGCATACTATGCAGCTACAAGAGCCATAATGAATGTGAATACAGAATTCTTTAACATCATCAGAAATAGGTCTCTTACTGCAATGAGTTGTTTTTGGCTGAATGCAGATTATGTAAAGTGTGTTCACGCATCAGGAGAACATTTTTCAGG TTTTCATCAGGCTTCTGcaatggatttaaaattttag